Proteins encoded by one window of Conger conger chromosome 1, fConCon1.1, whole genome shotgun sequence:
- the wdr89 gene encoding WD repeat-containing protein 89 encodes MSVAMENLEDKFAALSVARRLQPGEPTYLLDLVVHTPGSGGGLVAACCSNRSVVLHDSHTLSLQGEFKGHTGTVCGVRFAHTSPGLLFSGSADGTLCAWDVRCPGSQAVQVFQSSPSHSFCSFDISCNDVVLCAGTEQVEEDSFLVFWDSRMAKESGGVLGVYSESHSDDITQVRFHPQDPDRLASGSTDGLVNVYDLGHGSEEEALLATCNSSSSVSAVCWAGKDYGRLLCLSHDEGLHLWDLAQMETEEPLTILSVPDARGSASLPGDSTLDYFVGAAWVEQVERLLVMGGTVRGELHLFDCSDQGLELLKSLQGGHSATVRCFQWDPAVGALFTGGEDAQLVQWKPGAEELESGKRHTLKSASALKLKAGRHGKHTGKREK; translated from the coding sequence ATGAGTGTTGCCATGGAGAACCTGGAGGACAAGTTTGCAGCTCTGTCAGTTGCTCGACGCCTGCAGCCTGGGGAGCCCACGTACCTGCTGGACCTTGTTGTTCACACTCCAGGCTCTGGGGGTGGGCTGGTGGCGGCTTGTTGCTCCAACCGCTCAGTTGTTCTGCAcgactcacacaccctcagtcttcagggtgagttcaaGGGTCACACAGGGACAGTGTGCGGAGTGCGTTTTGCCCACACCTCTCCAGGCCTGCTGTTCTCAGGTTCTGCCGATGGGACGTTGTGCGCCTGGGATGTGCGCTGCCCTGGGTCGCAGGCTGTGCAGGTGTTCCAGAGCTCCCCCTCTCATTCTTTCTGCAGCTTTGACATCAGCTGCAATGATGTGGTGCTGTGTGCCGGCACCGAGCAAGTGGAGGAGGACAGCTTCCTGGTATTCTGGGATTCCCGCATGGCGAAGGAGAGCGGCGGGGTTTTGGGGGTTTACTCTGAGTcgcacagtgatgacatcactcaGGTGCGCTTCCACCCTCAGGATCCGGACCGCCTGGCTTCTGGCTCAACTGATGGCCTGGTCAACGTCTATGACCTGGGCCACGGCTCGGAAGAAGAAGCCCTGCTGGCCACCTGTAACTCCAGCTCTTCTGTCAGTGCGGTGTGCTGGGCCGGGAAAGACTATGGCAGACTCCTGTGCCTGAGCCATGATGAGGGCCTCCACCTGTGGGACCTGGCCCAAATGGAAACAGAGGAACCGCTGACCATTCTGAGTGTCCCTGACGCCCGGggttctgcctctctccctggggATTCGACCCTGGATTACTTTGTAGGAGCAGCCTGGgtggagcaggtggagaggCTCCTGGTGATGGGCGGCACCGTCAGAGGGGAGCTCCACCTCTTTGACTGCAGTGACCAGGGCCTGGAGCTGCTGAAGTCTCTGCAGGGGGGCCACTCCGCCACTGTGCGCTGTTTCCAGTGGGACCCTGCAGTGGGCGCTCTATTCACAGGTGGGGAGGACGCACAGCTGGTGCAGTGGAAGCCCGGGGCGGAGGAACTCGAGTCTGGGAAGAGACACACCCTAAAAAGTGCCTCTGCGTTGAAGCTCAAAGCCGGACGCCACGGGAAGCACACAGGCAAGAGAGAGAAGTGA
- the ppp2r5eb gene encoding protein phosphatase 2, regulatory subunit B', epsilon isoform X2, which translates to MSSAATTPPSVDKVDGFSRKSVRKAKQKRSQSSSQFRSQGKPIELTPLPLLKDVPAPEQPELFLKKLQQCCTVFDFMDTLSDLKMKEYKRSTLNELVDYVTVSRGYLTEQAYPEVVKMVSYNIFRTLPPSDSNEFDPEEDEPTLEASWPHLQLVYEFFIRFLESQEFQPSIAKKYIDQKFVLQLLELFDSEDPRERDYLKTVLHRIYGKFLGLRAFIRKQINNIFLRFVYETEHFNGVAELLEILGSIINGFALPLKAEHKQFLVKVLIPLHTVRSLSLFHAQLAYCIVQFLEKDPALTEPVIRGLLKFWPKTCSQKEVMFLGELEEILDVIEPTQFVKIQEPLFKQISRCVSSPHFQVAERALYYWNNEYIMSLIEENSSVILPIMFASLYRISKEHWNPAIVALVYNVLKAFMEMNSTLFDELTATYKSDRQR; encoded by the exons ATGTCCTCAGCAGCCACTACACCTCCATCAGTGGACAAAGTGGACGGATTTTCCCGGAAGTCTGTCAGGAAGGCCAAACAGAAGAGGTCGCAGAGTTCCTCGCAGTTCCGGTCTCAGGGCAAACCCATTGAGCTCACCCCTTTGCCACTGCTGAAAG ACGTCCCTGCCCCGGAGCAGCCGGAGCTGTTCCTGAAGAAGCTGCAGCAGTGCTGTACAGTGTTCGACTTCATGGACACGCTGTCCGACCTCAAGATGAAGGAGTACAAGCGCTCCACGCTCAACGAGCTGGTGGACTACGTCACTGTCAGCCGGGGGTACCTGACGGAGCAGGCCTACCCCGAGGTCGTCAAAATG GTGTCCTACAATATATTCCGGACCCTTCCGCCCAGCGATAGTAATGAGTTTGACCCGGAGGAGGATGAGCCGACGCTCGAGGCCTCATGGCCCCACTTACAG CTTGTATACGAGTTCTTCATACGCTTCTTGGAGAGTCAAGAATTCCAGCCCAGCATTGCCAAAAAGTACATAGACCAGAAATTTGTATTACAG CTCCTCGAGCTCTTCGACAGCGAGGACCCCCGGGAGCGAGACTACCTGAAGACAGTCTTACACAGAATTTACGGGAAGTTCCTGGGGCTGCGGGCTTTTATACGAAAACagattaataatatttttctacG TTTTGTTTATGAAACTGAACACTTCAACGGAGTAGCTGAGCTGCTGGAGATCTTGGGAAg CATAATCAACGGCTTCGCTCTGCCTCTGAAGGCCGAACACAAGCAGTTCCTGGTCAAAGTGTTGATTCCCCTGCACACAGTCCGGAGTCTCTCCCTCTTCCACGCACAG TTGGCGTATTGTATTGTACAGTTCCTAGAGAAAGACCCAGCACTAACAGAACCA GTCATCAGAGGCTTGCTAAAGTTCTGGCCAAAAACCTGCAGTCAAAAGGAG GTGATGTTCCTGGGGGAGCTGGAGGAGATTTTGGACGTGATCGAGCCCACGCAGTTCGTCAAGATCCAGGAGCCCCTCTTCAAGCAGATCTCCAGATGCGTCTCCAGCCCACACTTTCAG GTGGCTGAGCGCGCCCTGTACTACTGGAACAACGAGTACATCATGAGTCTGATCGAGGAGAACTCCAGCGTCATCCTGCCCATCATGTTCGCCAGCCTCTACAGGATCTCCAAAGAACACTGGAACCC GGCGATTGTAGCGTTAGTCTACAATGTACTGAAAGCATTCATGGAAATGAACAGTACTTTGTTCGATGAACTCACAGCGACGTACAAGTCGGACCGCCAGAGGTAA
- the ppp2r5eb gene encoding protein phosphatase 2, regulatory subunit B', epsilon isoform X1 translates to MSSAATTPPSVDKVDGFSRKSVRKAKQKRSQSSSQFRSQGKPIELTPLPLLKDVPAPEQPELFLKKLQQCCTVFDFMDTLSDLKMKEYKRSTLNELVDYVTVSRGYLTEQAYPEVVKMVSYNIFRTLPPSDSNEFDPEEDEPTLEASWPHLQLVYEFFIRFLESQEFQPSIAKKYIDQKFVLQLLELFDSEDPRERDYLKTVLHRIYGKFLGLRAFIRKQINNIFLRFVYETEHFNGVAELLEILGSIINGFALPLKAEHKQFLVKVLIPLHTVRSLSLFHAQLAYCIVQFLEKDPALTEPVIRGLLKFWPKTCSQKEVMFLGELEEILDVIEPTQFVKIQEPLFKQISRCVSSPHFQVAERALYYWNNEYIMSLIEENSSVILPIMFASLYRISKEHWNPAIVALVYNVLKAFMEMNSTLFDELTATYKSDRQREKKKEKEREELWKKLEDLELKRGLRSDGIIPT, encoded by the exons ATGTCCTCAGCAGCCACTACACCTCCATCAGTGGACAAAGTGGACGGATTTTCCCGGAAGTCTGTCAGGAAGGCCAAACAGAAGAGGTCGCAGAGTTCCTCGCAGTTCCGGTCTCAGGGCAAACCCATTGAGCTCACCCCTTTGCCACTGCTGAAAG ACGTCCCTGCCCCGGAGCAGCCGGAGCTGTTCCTGAAGAAGCTGCAGCAGTGCTGTACAGTGTTCGACTTCATGGACACGCTGTCCGACCTCAAGATGAAGGAGTACAAGCGCTCCACGCTCAACGAGCTGGTGGACTACGTCACTGTCAGCCGGGGGTACCTGACGGAGCAGGCCTACCCCGAGGTCGTCAAAATG GTGTCCTACAATATATTCCGGACCCTTCCGCCCAGCGATAGTAATGAGTTTGACCCGGAGGAGGATGAGCCGACGCTCGAGGCCTCATGGCCCCACTTACAG CTTGTATACGAGTTCTTCATACGCTTCTTGGAGAGTCAAGAATTCCAGCCCAGCATTGCCAAAAAGTACATAGACCAGAAATTTGTATTACAG CTCCTCGAGCTCTTCGACAGCGAGGACCCCCGGGAGCGAGACTACCTGAAGACAGTCTTACACAGAATTTACGGGAAGTTCCTGGGGCTGCGGGCTTTTATACGAAAACagattaataatatttttctacG TTTTGTTTATGAAACTGAACACTTCAACGGAGTAGCTGAGCTGCTGGAGATCTTGGGAAg CATAATCAACGGCTTCGCTCTGCCTCTGAAGGCCGAACACAAGCAGTTCCTGGTCAAAGTGTTGATTCCCCTGCACACAGTCCGGAGTCTCTCCCTCTTCCACGCACAG TTGGCGTATTGTATTGTACAGTTCCTAGAGAAAGACCCAGCACTAACAGAACCA GTCATCAGAGGCTTGCTAAAGTTCTGGCCAAAAACCTGCAGTCAAAAGGAG GTGATGTTCCTGGGGGAGCTGGAGGAGATTTTGGACGTGATCGAGCCCACGCAGTTCGTCAAGATCCAGGAGCCCCTCTTCAAGCAGATCTCCAGATGCGTCTCCAGCCCACACTTTCAG GTGGCTGAGCGCGCCCTGTACTACTGGAACAACGAGTACATCATGAGTCTGATCGAGGAGAACTCCAGCGTCATCCTGCCCATCATGTTCGCCAGCCTCTACAGGATCTCCAAAGAACACTGGAACCC GGCGATTGTAGCGTTAGTCTACAATGTACTGAAAGCATTCATGGAAATGAACAGTACTTTGTTCGATGAACTCACAGCGACGTACAAGTCGGACCGCCAGAG ggagaagaagaaggagaaggagcggGAGGAGCTGTGGAAGAAGCTGGAGGACCTGGAACTGAAGCGGGGGCTTCGGAGCGACGGGATCATTCCCACTTAA
- the ppp2r5eb gene encoding protein phosphatase 2, regulatory subunit B', epsilon isoform X3, whose amino-acid sequence MFLEQRSQATLAGGMRDVPAPEQPELFLKKLQQCCTVFDFMDTLSDLKMKEYKRSTLNELVDYVTVSRGYLTEQAYPEVVKMVSYNIFRTLPPSDSNEFDPEEDEPTLEASWPHLQLVYEFFIRFLESQEFQPSIAKKYIDQKFVLQLLELFDSEDPRERDYLKTVLHRIYGKFLGLRAFIRKQINNIFLRFVYETEHFNGVAELLEILGSIINGFALPLKAEHKQFLVKVLIPLHTVRSLSLFHAQLAYCIVQFLEKDPALTEPVIRGLLKFWPKTCSQKEVMFLGELEEILDVIEPTQFVKIQEPLFKQISRCVSSPHFQVAERALYYWNNEYIMSLIEENSSVILPIMFASLYRISKEHWNPAIVALVYNVLKAFMEMNSTLFDELTATYKSDRQREKKKEKEREELWKKLEDLELKRGLRSDGIIPT is encoded by the exons ATGTTTCTGGAGCAGAGGTCGCAGGCCACTTTGGCCGGTGGAATGCGAG ACGTCCCTGCCCCGGAGCAGCCGGAGCTGTTCCTGAAGAAGCTGCAGCAGTGCTGTACAGTGTTCGACTTCATGGACACGCTGTCCGACCTCAAGATGAAGGAGTACAAGCGCTCCACGCTCAACGAGCTGGTGGACTACGTCACTGTCAGCCGGGGGTACCTGACGGAGCAGGCCTACCCCGAGGTCGTCAAAATG GTGTCCTACAATATATTCCGGACCCTTCCGCCCAGCGATAGTAATGAGTTTGACCCGGAGGAGGATGAGCCGACGCTCGAGGCCTCATGGCCCCACTTACAG CTTGTATACGAGTTCTTCATACGCTTCTTGGAGAGTCAAGAATTCCAGCCCAGCATTGCCAAAAAGTACATAGACCAGAAATTTGTATTACAG CTCCTCGAGCTCTTCGACAGCGAGGACCCCCGGGAGCGAGACTACCTGAAGACAGTCTTACACAGAATTTACGGGAAGTTCCTGGGGCTGCGGGCTTTTATACGAAAACagattaataatatttttctacG TTTTGTTTATGAAACTGAACACTTCAACGGAGTAGCTGAGCTGCTGGAGATCTTGGGAAg CATAATCAACGGCTTCGCTCTGCCTCTGAAGGCCGAACACAAGCAGTTCCTGGTCAAAGTGTTGATTCCCCTGCACACAGTCCGGAGTCTCTCCCTCTTCCACGCACAG TTGGCGTATTGTATTGTACAGTTCCTAGAGAAAGACCCAGCACTAACAGAACCA GTCATCAGAGGCTTGCTAAAGTTCTGGCCAAAAACCTGCAGTCAAAAGGAG GTGATGTTCCTGGGGGAGCTGGAGGAGATTTTGGACGTGATCGAGCCCACGCAGTTCGTCAAGATCCAGGAGCCCCTCTTCAAGCAGATCTCCAGATGCGTCTCCAGCCCACACTTTCAG GTGGCTGAGCGCGCCCTGTACTACTGGAACAACGAGTACATCATGAGTCTGATCGAGGAGAACTCCAGCGTCATCCTGCCCATCATGTTCGCCAGCCTCTACAGGATCTCCAAAGAACACTGGAACCC GGCGATTGTAGCGTTAGTCTACAATGTACTGAAAGCATTCATGGAAATGAACAGTACTTTGTTCGATGAACTCACAGCGACGTACAAGTCGGACCGCCAGAG ggagaagaagaaggagaaggagcggGAGGAGCTGTGGAAGAAGCTGGAGGACCTGGAACTGAAGCGGGGGCTTCGGAGCGACGGGATCATTCCCACTTAA
- the ppp2r5eb gene encoding protein phosphatase 2, regulatory subunit B', epsilon isoform X4 translates to MDTLSDLKMKEYKRSTLNELVDYVTVSRGYLTEQAYPEVVKMVSYNIFRTLPPSDSNEFDPEEDEPTLEASWPHLQLVYEFFIRFLESQEFQPSIAKKYIDQKFVLQLLELFDSEDPRERDYLKTVLHRIYGKFLGLRAFIRKQINNIFLRFVYETEHFNGVAELLEILGSIINGFALPLKAEHKQFLVKVLIPLHTVRSLSLFHAQLAYCIVQFLEKDPALTEPVIRGLLKFWPKTCSQKEVMFLGELEEILDVIEPTQFVKIQEPLFKQISRCVSSPHFQVAERALYYWNNEYIMSLIEENSSVILPIMFASLYRISKEHWNPAIVALVYNVLKAFMEMNSTLFDELTATYKSDRQREKKKEKEREELWKKLEDLELKRGLRSDGIIPT, encoded by the exons ATGGACACGCTGTCCGACCTCAAGATGAAGGAGTACAAGCGCTCCACGCTCAACGAGCTGGTGGACTACGTCACTGTCAGCCGGGGGTACCTGACGGAGCAGGCCTACCCCGAGGTCGTCAAAATG GTGTCCTACAATATATTCCGGACCCTTCCGCCCAGCGATAGTAATGAGTTTGACCCGGAGGAGGATGAGCCGACGCTCGAGGCCTCATGGCCCCACTTACAG CTTGTATACGAGTTCTTCATACGCTTCTTGGAGAGTCAAGAATTCCAGCCCAGCATTGCCAAAAAGTACATAGACCAGAAATTTGTATTACAG CTCCTCGAGCTCTTCGACAGCGAGGACCCCCGGGAGCGAGACTACCTGAAGACAGTCTTACACAGAATTTACGGGAAGTTCCTGGGGCTGCGGGCTTTTATACGAAAACagattaataatatttttctacG TTTTGTTTATGAAACTGAACACTTCAACGGAGTAGCTGAGCTGCTGGAGATCTTGGGAAg CATAATCAACGGCTTCGCTCTGCCTCTGAAGGCCGAACACAAGCAGTTCCTGGTCAAAGTGTTGATTCCCCTGCACACAGTCCGGAGTCTCTCCCTCTTCCACGCACAG TTGGCGTATTGTATTGTACAGTTCCTAGAGAAAGACCCAGCACTAACAGAACCA GTCATCAGAGGCTTGCTAAAGTTCTGGCCAAAAACCTGCAGTCAAAAGGAG GTGATGTTCCTGGGGGAGCTGGAGGAGATTTTGGACGTGATCGAGCCCACGCAGTTCGTCAAGATCCAGGAGCCCCTCTTCAAGCAGATCTCCAGATGCGTCTCCAGCCCACACTTTCAG GTGGCTGAGCGCGCCCTGTACTACTGGAACAACGAGTACATCATGAGTCTGATCGAGGAGAACTCCAGCGTCATCCTGCCCATCATGTTCGCCAGCCTCTACAGGATCTCCAAAGAACACTGGAACCC GGCGATTGTAGCGTTAGTCTACAATGTACTGAAAGCATTCATGGAAATGAACAGTACTTTGTTCGATGAACTCACAGCGACGTACAAGTCGGACCGCCAGAG ggagaagaagaaggagaaggagcggGAGGAGCTGTGGAAGAAGCTGGAGGACCTGGAACTGAAGCGGGGGCTTCGGAGCGACGGGATCATTCCCACTTAA